CATTCTTGCTCCGGTGCTCAACAGAGCTCTCCGCCTTCAACGGCAGATAGACACCCTTCTGAATCCAATGCCGATACGGATCTGGGCAGTTCTCTGACAAGGGCTTGCCCATCTTGATGTCATTTAGCCAGTCGCGTGAGACGCAAGGTACATTCAGAATTGTAAGTGATGCTTTGTAGTTCTGAAACCGCTGTCCGTTAGCAATCTTCCAGATCGCAACGAGATCATCCATAGCTGTCAATTCCGATGCTCCTGGAACTGCTAACCCGAGGAAGACCATGTCGCGGAACGTACCAGCATTGGCGAAAACCAGTATGGGCGCTACTTGAGCACGCTGATGGGGAGTAGCATGAATCGCGTTAAACATACTTTTGACCAGCAGGTTTCCGTTACGGGGAGTCTCATGAAGCGCACGTCCAGGTCGTTTGTTGTCGCCATAGTATGTCAAAATGCCGGTCTCTCGATCCAGGTTGTCCGGCCAGTCTGGGTCATTGAAGCTTGACGTCAGTACGATCAGGCGCGGTGTATTGAGGTTGCCTAGGTAGCGAAATCCGCCCTGG
This is a stretch of genomic DNA from Candidatus Zixiibacteriota bacterium. It encodes these proteins:
- a CDS encoding restriction endonuclease; the encoded protein is MNADPMPKLIQGVGNQGGFRYLGNLNTPRLIVLTSSFNDPDWPDNLDRETGILTYYGDNKRPGRALHETPRNGNLLVKSMFNAIHATPHQRAQVAPILVFANAGTFRDMVFLGLAVPGASELTAMDDLVAIWKIANGQRFQNYKASLTILNVPCVSRDWLNDIKMGKPLSENCPDPYRHWIQKGVYLPLKAESSVEHRSKNEQIPQTDQSLAILRDIHEYFSDSPVAFEACAANITQLMDKNFFSFNLTRPSRDGGRDAIGRYRVGHGASAIFVDFALEAKCYDLTNSVGVRELSRLISRLRHRQFGVIVTTSYLNSQAYRELKEDGHPVIVITAADIVDILARAGITSRDNVSRWLESSFPKQR